The sequence CCCTCGCGGAGACGCTACCGGTCGCGCTCCTACTCTTCCTCGCGCTCACCACCGAGGAGGTATCGTCGACGTTCCCCGTCCTCTTCGCGCTCCCCGCCTAAGAGGTATCGTCGTCAGAGATCATATTCCCGCTCTCCAATGCGACAGAGCAGGAAGAATCAGAGACCTGAGACCACAGAGCATGGGAGCCTCTCCCCCGAGAGAGATTTCCGAGGCCCCTCCAAAGCTGTGTTAAAAACCCGCGAGCGTTCCCCTTCCCGGGACAACCGCAAAAATCCGGGCACAACACAGGTGAATCCCCGGTGAGGCAGACACTCGACCTCACCGGGACCAAGTGACGAGGAAGACTTCTGCAACCCCTTGTCCGAAAGCATCCGAAGAGCCCGTCTCCCacgggggatggaaaaaccgtCGATCTTGGATCTGTACGGCGGAACCATCGATCCTGACGATCACATCCGGAGCATCGAAGCCGTTATGGATTACCACGTCGTCAAAGGTTCCATTAAATGCCGCATCTTTCTGACCACACTCAAGAAAGGAGCAATGACTTGGTACAGGAACCTTCGCcccaactccatccactcctggacggAGCTCAAGGAACTCTTTTTGAGCCATTTCACAGCCTCCCGTCGGCAACCAAAGTCGGAAGCGAACCTTGAGGCTGTGATCCAAGGAGCCGACGAGCCCCTCCGagattacctcgacaggttcaacaaagaggccgtccaagtgcagacggccgattacatgaaaagatacctcctagaacgaggacttctccccggaaGCGACTTCAAGAAGGCTATAAAAATCGAAAAGGTGCCCACTATGAACGCCCTCCTCCGCAAGGCCCAAGCCTTCATCGCTTTCGAGGAAGGCGAAGCAGCTGCGATCAAAGCTTCGAGGGGCAATGATGTTGCCCGTAGCTCGAACCTCGACAATTCGGGCTCGCGCCGAGGATATGAGAAAAGAAGAGACGAAAGGTCCCACGACGCCAAAGAGCGCCGAGGACCAGCTGGTCGATTCAGCGACTATACCCCTCTAAACGCCTCACGTGAGAAAATCCTGGCCGAGTGCAAAAGCACCGAATTCAAGAACTTTACCATCCGGCCCCCGAAGTCGAACCCCACCAGACCGGGGACCGACAAATCTAAATACTGCAAATACCACAAGAGTCATGGGCATCTAACTGATgaatgcatacatctcaaagacGCCATCGAGACTCTGATTAAAGAGGGCCGCCTATCAAAATACACGAAGAAGGGAGAACCTCCCCGAAGAGAAGCCCCTCGGAACTCGGACGAGGGCAACTCGCCAGATAGTAGACCACTACAAGTAGCGCTGTCTGTCACCCGACCAGAAGACTTCATTCCTTCAGTCAGAGTGACAACCGCCTTCAGCACGTGGGAAGGGTTCCCGACCGCGATGGTCATATCCAACGGCGGGGAGCCCGGCTCCCTCACCATCAGCTCGgtgaagagaaagttcgatgagtTAATTAGCGCCAACTCGGATCTCGGCCCTACCCTACAGAAATTCAAAGGGAAATCAGACCCGATCACTTTCTATTTGGAAGAACTGCCCGACGGAGCTCCGAACGCCACGATCCCCCTACTCGTCCGAGCAAGGATGGCGAACTTTGACGTCCGACGAGTCCTAGTTGACGAGGGGAGCtcagtcgacatcatgtactcccaccttTTCCAGACCCTCCAGCTAGACAACTCGCACCTCACTCCTTATGTGGGATCCGACCTCCAGGGTTTCAACGGGGCCACCACCAAACCTTGGGGTTatgtcgagctgattgtcacctttgGGGAAGGGGAAGCTTCCAGACAGGTCAAGACgagattcttggtgatcgactgcaagacCCTCTATAACTGCATCATTGGGCGCCCTACTCTGGCCAAACTCACTGCCGTTCCCTCAACCGTGCATTTGAAGATGAAATTCTACACAAAAAGAGGACGAGTAGCCACCGTCAACGCCGACATCGAAGCCTCCAGAAGGATCTTCGACGCCTCTGTAAAAGGGTTGCAATTAATCGCCCCTCCATCCAGCTCCAACAAGAAGCCAAGGGCCGAAGGCCGAAGGCAAGCATCCTCGGGAAGATCAGCATCAGCCGACCAACGTCATTTCAGTCGACCTCGACGCTCGTTTCACAGAAGAAGAGCTGAAGAATGGTGAATACACGCGACCAAAGATAGCTCACCCCATCCGACCTGTCCCTGACGGGGACTTCGAGCTCGTCCCGCTGGGCGAAAACCCCGACAAAGCGGTGAAGATCGCTAAGGGCATCCCAGACCTTCCGAGGAAGCAGCTCGTGGCCTCCCTTCGAGCCAACGCCGACCTGTTTGCTTGGAGCTCAtcggaaatgcccggactcgaccctgaggtcgcctgccaccacctctccattgatccagccgcgaagtcagtagttcaacgtaggcgtcggcagtctcccgagaaagcggaggctgccgagaaagctgtaaaagacctcttagaggcaaattttatttccgaagccaagtattcaacttggctcttaaatgttgtactagtcaaaaaatctaatgcaaaatggagaatgtgtgttgattatactgatgttaaccgggcatgtcccaaagatgcttatccattacctaacattgataggctggtcgacaactcggccggctacaaattattatcttttatggatgcctattcaggttacaaccaaatccccatggcgaggtgcgacaagcagtgcacggcgttcatgaccgagtcgggcaactattactacaacgtaatgcccttcggactcaaaaacgccaGAGCCACAtaccaacggatgatgaacaaggtattccgaggagaaatcggcgacaccctcgaggtatacatggacgacatgatcgtcaagtcTCGAGAAGACTCCGATCACACCACGCATCTCGAGCGGGTAttcgagcaggccagatcctgcaagatgcgcttcaacccggagaaatgcaccttcggagtCCGAGCAAGCAAATTCCTCGGTCTCTACTTAACCAAACGAGGAATAgaggccaacccggataaatgccgagcattctcggaactcccgactcccaacaataaaaaatccatccaagtcttaaacgggatgctcacggCACTATCCCGTTTCGTCGCGAAATTCGCCCAGCACGCCCTTCCATACTTTAAGCTACTGCGAAAGGAAGcgaccttcgaatggtccgaggaatgcgagcaAGCGCTATCCCACCTTAAGCAAGTAATCTCAAAACCGCCCGTCCTCTCCCGACCTGGCGACAACGGGATCTTATATCTCTACCTGGCCGTTTCAAACGAGGCGGTCAGCGCGGCCTTGATTCGTGAGACTGAAGATGGGCAGAAGCCCGTATACTTCACTAGCAAggccctacaagggcccgaggtgcgataccaacaAATCGAAAAAGTCGcgctggccctaataacggcGGCCAGGAGgttgaggtactacttcctcgcccacaccatcTTCATCCGGACAGATCAGCCCATTAAGCAACTTCTCacccgaccagacatggccgggagaatgttaaagtggtccctcgagctatccgaattcgacatacaatacgaaaGAAGGAAGGCGCTGAAAGCTCAGTTACTGGCCGATTTCGTAGCCGATATGACTTCAATCACTAACTCCCCGACACCCGCtgagaataagtggaccatctacgtagatggagcCTCGAGCAGCTCGGGGAGCGGAGCCGCCATTATCCTAGAAAACGATGAAGGGCTTATCATAGAAGTATCCCTGGTTTTGTCTTTCACCACGTCggacaaccaggccgagtacgaagctTTCCTAGCGGGCTTACGACTCGCCGAAGATGTAGGTGCTCGGGAGGTCAAGATCTACACcgactcccaactcgtcgcatcccaaatcagcggcgattaccaagcgAAAAACGACGTGCTCGTCGAATACCTCACGCTCGTCAAAGACAAGATGAAAAGATTCGCCAAGGCAGAAGTCGAACATATCCCCCGAGAGCACAACTCACGGGCCGACGTCTTGTCCAAACTCGtgagcacgagaaagaaaggcgAAAACAAGTCGGTGATCCAGGAAATCCTATCCAAGCCGAGCATAGACAAAAGCGCACAACCCCTACCAGTTCTTGCCATAGGCGATGAccactgctggatgaccccggtatacAATTTCCTCACGAAGGACGAACTTCTGACCGACCCGAAGGAAGCTTCCGCGATTAAAAGACGATCCTGCTCGTACACTATCGTCGAGAGCAAACTATACCGGCGAGGTTTCTCCATTCCTCTCCTCAAATACGTTGACGCCTCGCAAGCGCTCGAAATACTTCAAGAGCTTCACGAGGGGATCAACGGCCAACACCTCGGCGGCCGATCGCTGGCAAGAAAGGCCCTTAGGGCCGATTATTACTGGCCAACCATGCAGCAAGACGCCAAAGAGAACGTCCAGAAATGCGATAAATGCCAGCGTCATGCCGACATGCACTTGGCTCCCCCAAACGAGCTTAAGTCCCTGACATCACCCTGGCCCTTCTCCACCTGGGggatggacctcctcggaccattcccaGTCGGCTCATACCAAAACAAGTATATGGTAGTCGCCGTcgactacttcactaaatggatagaagccgaagcactcgccaagatcacgtcacaaaacgtgctccgtttttataaacggaacatactcgctcggttcggggtaccaCAGGAGATTATAACCGAAAATGGCACCCAATTCACTGATAGAaagttccaagagtttgtggccaagctcggcacgaaacAGCACTTCACCTCGGTCAAACACCCCCAGACAAACGGACAAGCCGAAGTAGCCAACCGAGTGATCCTCCGAGGACTAAAGAGGAGACTGGGCGAGGCAAAGAAGGCTTGGGTCGAATAGCTACACAGTGTACTATGGGCATATAGGATGACGCCCTATTCAAGCACGGGCGAAACCCCATTTAggctaacctacggcaccgaagccgtgatccccgtggaaatccgagaaccttctcggcgaacCGAGTCACCTCTCGAGGAAGAACTCAACGACGAGGCTATGAGGGAAGAACTTGATATGGTTGAGGAGATCCGAGCAGggtcttccctccgagaagcaaaattgaaacaacagatagctctacgccataacgccaaagttatcaaacgagaattcgaagtcggcgccctagtgctccgcagaaacatgaaagactcgcgcaaGGGCAAACTAGCCAtgaactgggaaggcccataccgagtttacgataaaaccgagaatgacgcctattacctcgagaaccttctcggtgaaaaacttgctcgaccttggaacgctgaaaaacttagACGCTATTACAGTTAGACACAACCTGACACTCCCCGGCTACTCATACCAAACACGAGCGTAAGTCGGGCAAGGAACCGCGTCATGGTGCGAATGCGAGTGCTCCACGACAGCGACGGTCGGAATTTCCTATCAAAGGGCAGACCGACTACACGGAGGATTCTACACCTAGATCCTCCGTGGCAGTActtgcacggcagaaccccagctcgcgatgggaccgttcacgccgcgagcacttggCCCCGACCGCGGTCTCGTACTCGCTAatggcgcacacctgctctgcgcacccggatcGTACACCACACGCCTGGGAAATCAACCTCGGCCGAGCACAATCCAAAAGCAAAATATTCCTAAGTGTTGGAATACCTCCCCGGAGCAAACATAACCCAGATCCTAAAACATGCAacaataaaaaattctaaaacacaCACAGGAGGATCAAAGCATAAATGCGAAAAAGTAAAGCATTAACtgccgaccaaattggccggcGATATCCAAACATTACAACAAAAtgtcgggcacgcaggccccaaaaattatccgggcatagcCCAACATACAAAAAATGGCGTGCAGGCCGATAAAGACAGGCACACAGGCCCAGAGTAAAAAACTGACTATTCTTCACCGTCGAGAGATTCAGGCACCAACACCCCGTCCACGATCTTCGAAGAGAGCCCGATGTTGTCCTCCTTCAAACCAGGATTCAAAAGCTTCAACTGCCGAACTACACAGTTAAACCCAGCTTCGGCCATCTCGGCAAGGCTCATCTTCAGCCCATCTATCTTCTCGACGAGCTCGGCTCTGGACTTCAGAGCAGCTACATCTGAGAACTCGTCAGCCGAGGGTGCCCATTGCAGTTGAAGGTCagcaagcttcttcttctccgccGTAATCTTCTCGTCCTTCTGCTTCAAAACCCCAtcaatctttttcttcagcctctCCCGGTCAGCCTTTAACTTGCTCACCTCATCCTCGGCGAGCTTCTTGTCCGAATGCGCTTTCTTCAAAGCCTCGGCAGAAACCGGGCTTCTCCTAGCCAACGCTTGGGCCATCCCCAAGACCCTCATCAAGGCGGCACCATCGCTCGCCAGCTGCTTAAGGAGGGCCAGGGATTCCATCTCGTCGACTCGGCGGGCTTCATCCGGAGAAGTTACCAGGGGAAACTTTTCAAAGTAACCTCCATCTTTGAAGCAAGGAGGCAACACGAAGGCACGGTTGGGCCTCAGACTCGACGGCTCCTCACGGGCCGACTCAGCATGACGAGCCTTCTTGGGGGACCTCTCATCCAAGTTCACCCGGGGAGAACCGGCCGAACCCGAGTTATCTCTAACGCCAGTTCCCCGAGCCTTCTTCTGTCGGAGCTTCCTCGCGTCCTGGGTCACCATCTTCAAGAGCTTGTCATCCTTCCTCGCGACTCCACCTTCGGCACACCATTCTCGTCCAAGACGGGATCTCCCTTCCTCGTCACCCACTGAGACATGGTGAAACCGTCTACATACTTGTAGAGAACTGAGTACGACGTCGTATCCTGCTCGTCCAAATCTCCGTCTTCCCAAGCATAATTTTTAGGGGGAGACGAGAAGTGGCCTCTCCACCAAAAGAACGGGAACGCCGTGCAGAACTCCTCCACTATATCAGACACAGCAGAATAAGCTGCCGGGCTGCGCAGATGGACGAGAAAGTACCAATCCTCAAAACCTTTCACCGAGTCGGTATACATCCCGAAAAGTTTTCTGTCGGCATTCCTAAAAGAGACCCAGCTATATCGCCCGTCCGCCGTCTGTCTTTGGACACGGAAGCAGCGGCCAAACAAGGCAGTCGTAGCACCGATACCCAAGTAGTCACAAACAATCTCGAATGCCCGCATAAAAGCAAAGGTGTTCGGATGCAATTGAGATGGCGCCAGGGCAAGAAACGCCAACAAAGAAGTCTGGAAGCCGGAGAAGGGCAGACGAAAACCAAGCTCCTTGAACACATATTCGTACATAGCGAAACTGTCCCCGTCAAACCGAGAACATATGCGCTCATCTCGGGACGGGCACCCTATTTGGTAGTTCAACTCATCACCATCTCCCCAGACCTCAATCTCCATACAAGTTCCGTCTAAGGATTCGGTGTATCGAGAAACAACCGACATAGGTTCGTCGGCCACCCAGTCAAGATCGACCGTGCATTCATAACTAAAGAGAGGCATTGGAGAAACCCCTCCCTCGGCGTCCGGACCGGAGGAATCTTCATGGGTCTCCTCGGCTGTGGCGGGCGCGTTTTGAACTCCAAGAACTTCAACATCAGAGCTGCTCGCTGTCGTGTCCTCCGACTCACTGGCCCACGAGCCAGATTCCGAACTGGCACTCGAATCAGATTCACCTGCATgcagaaggaaaaaatgaattcgaCAGTTCATCAAATTCACCCTTCCACCTCAacgcaagcgaaagggtagagcaggagcggtagagcccccggctaaacccccatcGGAAAAAACGttcgtcagccgaggactcacgCCGAAACTTGGCAAAAGGGAACGTGATTGCGGCAATTGGATCTAAAAAACCACGAGCACCTAACCGTGAACGCCATCTAATCCACAAACtaacccccgggcatcgcttGGATAACCCGAGGAGAAAGTAACAACTGTGCATAGGACTCAGCAGACGTAGATGGAGAGAACAGCGAAAGTAAGCAATCGCCAGCTCTCGAAACCCTACGAAAAAGGCATAAAAACGTCGAAGAGATTCGTAAGCATACCTGAAGACATGGTAATGATTGCTAGAATGAACTCCTCGGCGAATGACGGTTACTACTACGAACGATGGGACGAACAACTGATTCCGGGGATCGTCTACCTGAAGCCGAGCATGCGAGCAGAGAGAAAAAAATGCCTAAATGTGAGGACTCCCCCCTTTTTATAGGGAAAAAGCTCGGAAGGCGAAACGTCACGCCCCCTGGCAAGAGCCGCCATCTAGACCCTAGGCAATCattgcctatgccacgtcagcgcgtgttACACACGCGCGACCTTTCGTTCCAACCCACAGACCAATCAGTCCGAGCACATCCACTTGACGAGGATCCATCCTACCAGGGCCGGGCATCACCAAAGTCGCAGCTCCTTgaccagaaaactccgacttggggggctcctgttctggactaggCTAAGACTAGGCCCAACATGGTTTCAGCCCACTGAACCTCAGAGACCCAGATCCCTGTGATCCACATTTGGGTCTAGAATGCCCGTCTTCATTATGCTCGGCATGACCCTCCTCGTGAGCCATCTGACGCCCGGAAGAGATGCTCCCCGCGAGCATCCtctctgccgaggaccctgctctccGCGAGCACCCtctctgccgaggaccctgctcctcgtgAGGGTCCTTTCACATCCAACCCCCCGAATAatacggagtccacgtggtccctaaaagaccgcatctcccttaaacttcggagcggttaaccaggacagagggcactcacgcacctccgatatttccgctcaggaaacctggcagtctcctagttgggcttggaagtccaacccaatagcgagatcatggcccaacgCTGGgtctataaataccctcttttactagagggtcaggtattcacttcttactCACTTTATcttgtacttgcgctcctttgctcctcttctcactttggcatcggagtaccttgcaggtacaccccctcctcaTTTCACGAAGATCCAATTCCGAGCAGccagcgacgattcttctgataaGGTACGATCATGTCTCTTTGCGAGGACATAATTCtgtgtaaaaatattttcttaaatgcCTTATATTGCAAAGATGTAATTATACGTGAATGAAGTAAGAGTTTTTGTTGCTCAAAATTATATTGAATTGAAAGAAATTTCGTTCATTGGAAGCAACATCGTTAATGTTAAGAGCTTTTGAATGACTTCAATACTACAATAATTTACACTTGTAATGTCAAATGACATCTGAAATGACGAAATCGGTGAATGTCAGATCTTCATAAATGATGAGATTAGGTTAGGATCAACCATCCCCAAACTATTAGACTGAATTTTATTGTGTATTTCCAATATCTTATACATGGTTTGGTGAATGACTATGGTTTAACTTCACTCCAAAGAGTTAGtttggggtttagggtttagggtttagggttatatattaataacacaaaagtaaaaacaaattagaaaaaaaactCATTAGATTGCTCAAACATAAGTAattgatgaaaaataatattaaatcagAAGAAATATATCAATAACTACCGGATAAATCAACCATAAGTAATTCAACAATGagaaagttatttttttttgtaaaataaataaaaaaattgtattaaaataaataacacttttaatttcaaaataatattatttaaacaaTCGCAGTCCCTCGTTAATATTTCATAGGCTAATAGTAATAGaggtgtaaaaaaaattaatagaccCAAAATCCTCAATGGGAACGGGgtgatttttttaataggcaagcaATCTATTAAAGGGAGCTTCACCCGAACAAAACAAACACCGAAAGAAACTATTtcatctcaaaacaaaggagaggaAAAGAGTTCCAAGTATAGAAATTACAACAATCTACAACCTTGCAAAAGGAGGAAAGCCAATTCCAAGACCTAAAGACAATGGCCGACATACAATCGACGAAACTCGGACTAGCATTGTTAAAAATAATATCGTTCCTCATAAGCCATAAGCTCCAGACAGAGACAAACCAAATCACCGACACCACTTTGCGCTTCCTCTTACTCAAGATTTTCTCACTGTTAAAAAGGAAAGACTTGAATTCATCCACGCTTAATTCCGCAATCGACCGAATCTAAGCGAAGACTTTCCTCCAAATGTTATCCGCAAAAGGACATGACTGAAACAAATGCACAGCCGACTCATCAAACGAGCAAAAAACGCACCTGAGATGGGTGGTTTCCGTAATTATGCCACGTTTAAAAAGCTGGTCCTTAGAAGGAAGTCTGTCATGGAGCAATCTCCATCCAAAATACTGCAACTTTTTGGGAACTACAGAATTCCAACAGTGCGATAACGCCCCCAACACTACAGGAGAAACAGAATCCGAAACTTTATCCGCCGTAAACCAGGAGTAGCAGGACTGAACCGTGAAAAGACCATCATTGTTCTTTATCCAAATAAAGTTGtcttcttcttctctattcaTAGTCACACTGTTAAGCATAACACTGATTTCGCCTCCTAAAACCTGGACAACTGGATTTAGAGGCTCCACAATGCCATCTAAATTCCAATGCCAAACATCATCCTGCCAAAAACCTGCATCTTCCACATTGCAGGATGTATCAAGAGCAGCGGCGAACACCTCCGGAAAAACATTCTTCAGAGATTGCTGGCCCAGCCAATTAGAGAACCAAAACGATGTTCCTTGACCATTCGCGACCTTGCTAAAAACAGCACCTGTAAAACAAGAATTAGAGTTAATAGAATCTTCTGACAAGATCAAGTCTCGCCACCAAATGGAGTCCTTCTTGCTCAGCACACTGTCATCTCCGACGAAAATTTTCAGCACCGGATTAGCATAACGGTGGATGATAATGTCTTTCCACGCAGCttctttctcattaattattctccacttccatttattAAGCAAAGCTAGATTCAAAGTCTTCACGTCTTTTATTCCTAGGCCACCCTTCTCCTTGGATAGACAAACGGTACTCCAACGAATCCAGTGAATAGAATGATTACCATCCCGAACTTGCCAAAGAAAATCACTTTGAATACGGCGTATCTCTTGAATCACTTTTGACGGAGATTTGTAAAAGGATAGCGTATAGATGGGAATAGCGTTTAAGACGGCATTGATAAGAACCACCCGACCAGCCATGTTGAGATACCTGCCTTTCCAAGTAGACAACTTGTTCTTCAGATTAGAAATTAGACCTTTCCACATCGACAACTTTCTAGGACTAGTCCCAACAACAACACCAATATATTTAAACGGGAGATGATCAATATCGCACGA comes from Vicia villosa cultivar HV-30 ecotype Madison, WI unplaced genomic scaffold, Vvil1.0 ctg.000359F_1_1, whole genome shotgun sequence and encodes:
- the LOC131627358 gene encoding uncharacterized protein LOC131627358; this translates as MNALLRKAQAFIAFEEGEAAAIKASRGNDVARSSNLDNSGSRRGYEKRRDERSHDAKERRGPAGRFSDYTPLNASREKILAECKSTEFKNFTIRPPKSNPTRPGTDKSKYCKYHKSHGHLTDECIHLKDAIETLIKEGRLSKYTKKGEPPRREAPRNSDEGNSPDSRPLQVALSVTRPEDFIPSVRVTTAFSTWEGFPTAMVISNGGEPGSLTISSVKRKFDELISANSDLGPTLQKFKGKSDPITFYLEELPDGAPNATIPLLVRARMANFDVRRVLVDEGSSVDIMYSHLFQTLQLDNSHLTPYVGSDLQGFNGATTKPWGYVELIVTFGEGEASRQVKTRFLVIDCKTLYNCIIGRPTLAKLTAVPSTVHLKMKFYTKRGRVATVNADIEASRRIFDASVKGLQLIAPPSSSNKKPRAEGRRQASSGRSASADQRHFSRPRRSFHRRRAEEW